The proteins below come from a single Drosophila busckii strain San Diego stock center, stock number 13000-0081.31 chromosome X, ASM1175060v1, whole genome shotgun sequence genomic window:
- the LOC108607011 gene encoding chondroitin sulfate synthase 1 isoform X2 produces MLQHTMTKRKTLIIACFGIALGLCIGTVLKNYRALEIVKRCSIRPTNQKTPHEIIGLNDEDTIQNSQRNLVFVGVMTAKNFIEGRARAVYDTWGKEVPGRIAFFSSEGSYSDELPVVGLKNVDDRYPPQKKSFMMLYYMYEHFIDRFEWFIRADDDVYMEPDKLERFLRSIDSSKPQFIGQAGQGNSEEFGLLSLEFDENFCMGGPGVILSSETLRRVAPHIPTCLKNLYSTHEDVEVGRCVQKFAGIPCTWNYEMQYILRHNSSGRNAYTGKLKRKEIHNAITLHPIKQAPLMYRLHSYIQGIKADELRQESMLLHRDIRNMAKYLDVPDDSTNMLPSVSPAAVPHSDTGKRHFEDHNILGISPELNKFVPGSTSELLDWSFIARSLYSVGASNPKQKIDSAMREGLEDVFTEVMENINYYSRQRGRIIEFRELLYGYQRLDALHGQDLILDLLLTYKKYRGKKMTVAVRRHLYVQRAFTGIFVKELDEDFYNVTLQQSLLGSLLHSGIARLNSHFKLLAPTPDKIVMVLPIAGRLATFERFLRNYERVCLQADQHCELLVVIFGQELSAHLELLRQLRKRHIYKQINYIKRSDEFSRGVALDMAARSSYIEPQDIMLFIDVDMLFGVQTLERVRMHTQRGRQVYLPIVFSQYDPKRHGERGASSSSSSSSEDIPIDDEHGYFRQFGFGICAIYKSDILDEDIDGFDKDITGWGLEDVKFLEKIVRVGTRQRGFLVNTAELPQDYNEAAEQWRRLSVFRAPDPTLVHVYHDINCDVSLDAPQYNMCLGTKANSLGSTRLMELLFFNNPKNVDFITDLNRHKLQTS; encoded by the exons ATGCTGCAACACACAATGACGAAGCGCAAGACGCTGATCATCGCCTGCTTTGGCATTGCGCTGGGCCTCTGCATTGGCACCGTGCTGAAGAACTATCGCGCCCTGGAGATTGTCAAGCGCTGCAGCATACGGCCAACGAATCAAAAGACGCCACATGAGATAATTGGCCTCAATGACGAGGACACCATACAGAATTCGCAGCGTAATCTTGTGTTTGTGGGCGTCATGACGGCCAAGAACTTTATCGAGGGGCGTGCGCGTGCTGTGTATGATACATGGGGCAAGGAGGTGCCCGGACGCATAGCGTTCTTCAGCTCGGAGGGCAGCTACTCGGACGAGCTGCCTGTGGTGGGGCTCAAGAATGTGGACGATCGCTATCCGCCGCAGAAGAAATCCTTTATGATGCTTTACTACATGTACGAGCATTTCATTGATCGCTTCGAGTGGTTTATACGCGCTGATGACGATGTCTACATGGAGCCGGATAAGCTAGAGCGCTTTCTGCGCTCCATAGACAGCTCCAAGCCGCAGTTTATTGGCCAAGCTGGTCAGGGCAATAGCGAGGAGTTTGGTCTGCTCTCACTGGAGTTTGATGAGAACTTTTGCATGGGCGGTCCGGGTGTTATATTGAGCAGCGAAACGTTGCGTCGTGTGGCGCCACATATTCCCACCTGCCTGAAGAATCTCTATAGCACGCATGAGGATGTGGAAGTGGGACGTTgtgtgcaaaagtttgctgGCATACCCTGCACCTGGAATTATGAA ATGCAGTACATCTTGCGCCACAATTCCAGCGGACGCAATGCCTATACGGGCAAGCTTAAGCGCAAGGAGATCCACAATGCCATTACACTACATCCGATTAAGCAGGCACCACTGATGTATCGTCTGCACTCCTATATACAGGGCATCAAGGCTGATGAGCTGCGGCAGGAGTCCATGCTGCTGCATCGCGACATAAGAAATATGGCCAAGTATCTGGATGTGCCCGATGATAGCACCAATATGTTGCCCAGTGTATCGCCAGCTGCCGTGCCGCACAGTGACACAGGCAAACGACACTTTGAAGATCACAATATATTGg GTATTAGTCCGGAGCTGAACAAGTTTGTGCCGGGCAGCACATCGGAGCTGCTGGACTGGAGTTTCATTGCGCGCAGTTTGTACTCTGTGGGCGCATCGAATCCCAAGCAAAAGATTGACTCTGCTATGCGCGAGGGTTTGGAGGATGTGTTCACTGAAGTTATGGAGAACATTAACTATTATTCACGCCAACGCGGACGCATTATTGAGTTCCGTGAACTGCTCTACGGCTATCAGCGACTGGATGCGCTGCATGGTCAGGATCTCATTTTGGATCTGCTGCTGACGTATAAGAAATATCGTGGCAAGAAGATGACAGTGGCCGTGCGTCGTCATTTGTATGTTCAACGCGCCTTTACGGGCATTTTTGTCAAGGAGCTCGATGAGGATTTCTATAATGTTACGCTGCAGCAGA GTTTGCTCGGCAGTCTGCTGCACAGCGGCATTGCGCGTCTGAATAGTCACTTCAAGCTGCTGGCGCCTACGCCGGACAAGATTGTTATGGTGCTGCCCATTGCTGGGCGTTTGGCTACGTTTGAGCGCTTTCTGCGCAACTATGAGCGCGTCTGTTTGCAGGCGGATCAGCATTGCGAGCTGCTGGTTGTCATCTTTGGCCAGGAGCTGTCAGCGCAtttggagctgctgcgtcaGCTGCGCAAGCGGCACATttacaagcaaattaattatataaaacgcaGTGACGAATTCTCACGCGGCGTTGCGCTGGACATGGCTGCACGCTCATCCTACATAGAGCCGCAGGACATTATGCTGTTCATTGATGTCGACATGCTGTTCGGTGTGCAGACGCTGGAGCGCGTGCGCATGCATACGCAACGTGGTCGCCAAGTCTATTTGCCCATAGTCTTTAGTCAATACGATCCCAAGCGTCATGGCGAACGCggcgcgagcagcagcagcagcagcagctcggagGACATACCCATTGATGATGAGCATGGCTACTTTCGtcagtttggctttggcatttgcgCTATATACAAATCGGATATACTCGATGAGGACATCGATGGCTTTGACAAGGACATTACCGGCTGGGGCTTGGAGGATGTCAAGTTTCTGGAGAAGATTGTGCGCGTGGGCACGCGTCAACGCGGCTTTTTGGTCAACACCGCCGAACTGCCGCAGGACTATAACGAAGCTGCCGAGCAGTGGCGTCGCCTTTCCGTTTTTCGTGCGCCAGATCCGACGCTGGTGCACGTCTATCACGATATCAACTGTGATGTCTCGCTGGATGCGCCACAGTACAACATGTGCCTGGGCACCAAGGCCAACTCGCTGGGCAGCACGCGTCTCATGGAGCTGCTCTTCTTCAACAATCCCAAAAATGTTGACTTCATCACCGATCTGAATCGACATAAGCTACAAACGAGCTGA
- the LOC108607011 gene encoding chondroitin sulfate synthase 1 isoform X1: MLQHTMTKRKTLIIACFGIALGLCIGTVLKNYRALEIVKRCSIRPTNQKTPHEIIGLNDEDTIQNSQRNLVFVGVMTAKNFIEGRARAVYDTWGKEVPGRIAFFSSEGSYSDELPVVGLKNVDDRYPPQKKSFMMLYYMYEHFIDRFEWFIRADDDVYMEPDKLERFLRSIDSSKPQFIGQAGQGNSEEFGLLSLEFDENFCMGGPGVILSSETLRRVAPHIPTCLKNLYSTHEDVEVGRCVQKFAGIPCTWNYEMQYILRHNSSGRNAYTGKLKRKEIHNAITLHPIKQAPLMYRLHSYIQGIKADELRQESMLLHRDIRNMAKYLDVPDDSTNMLPSVSPAAVPHSDTGKRHFEDHNILGISPELNKFVPGSTSELLDWSFIARSLYSVGASNPKQKIDSAMREGLEDVFTEVMENINYYSRQRGRIIEFRELLYGYQRLDALHGQDLILDLLLTYKKYRGKKMTVAVRRHLYVQRAFTGIFVKELDEDFYNVTLQQMLSPPGLLGSLLHSGIARLNSHFKLLAPTPDKIVMVLPIAGRLATFERFLRNYERVCLQADQHCELLVVIFGQELSAHLELLRQLRKRHIYKQINYIKRSDEFSRGVALDMAARSSYIEPQDIMLFIDVDMLFGVQTLERVRMHTQRGRQVYLPIVFSQYDPKRHGERGASSSSSSSSEDIPIDDEHGYFRQFGFGICAIYKSDILDEDIDGFDKDITGWGLEDVKFLEKIVRVGTRQRGFLVNTAELPQDYNEAAEQWRRLSVFRAPDPTLVHVYHDINCDVSLDAPQYNMCLGTKANSLGSTRLMELLFFNNPKNVDFITDLNRHKLQTS; the protein is encoded by the exons ATGCTGCAACACACAATGACGAAGCGCAAGACGCTGATCATCGCCTGCTTTGGCATTGCGCTGGGCCTCTGCATTGGCACCGTGCTGAAGAACTATCGCGCCCTGGAGATTGTCAAGCGCTGCAGCATACGGCCAACGAATCAAAAGACGCCACATGAGATAATTGGCCTCAATGACGAGGACACCATACAGAATTCGCAGCGTAATCTTGTGTTTGTGGGCGTCATGACGGCCAAGAACTTTATCGAGGGGCGTGCGCGTGCTGTGTATGATACATGGGGCAAGGAGGTGCCCGGACGCATAGCGTTCTTCAGCTCGGAGGGCAGCTACTCGGACGAGCTGCCTGTGGTGGGGCTCAAGAATGTGGACGATCGCTATCCGCCGCAGAAGAAATCCTTTATGATGCTTTACTACATGTACGAGCATTTCATTGATCGCTTCGAGTGGTTTATACGCGCTGATGACGATGTCTACATGGAGCCGGATAAGCTAGAGCGCTTTCTGCGCTCCATAGACAGCTCCAAGCCGCAGTTTATTGGCCAAGCTGGTCAGGGCAATAGCGAGGAGTTTGGTCTGCTCTCACTGGAGTTTGATGAGAACTTTTGCATGGGCGGTCCGGGTGTTATATTGAGCAGCGAAACGTTGCGTCGTGTGGCGCCACATATTCCCACCTGCCTGAAGAATCTCTATAGCACGCATGAGGATGTGGAAGTGGGACGTTgtgtgcaaaagtttgctgGCATACCCTGCACCTGGAATTATGAA ATGCAGTACATCTTGCGCCACAATTCCAGCGGACGCAATGCCTATACGGGCAAGCTTAAGCGCAAGGAGATCCACAATGCCATTACACTACATCCGATTAAGCAGGCACCACTGATGTATCGTCTGCACTCCTATATACAGGGCATCAAGGCTGATGAGCTGCGGCAGGAGTCCATGCTGCTGCATCGCGACATAAGAAATATGGCCAAGTATCTGGATGTGCCCGATGATAGCACCAATATGTTGCCCAGTGTATCGCCAGCTGCCGTGCCGCACAGTGACACAGGCAAACGACACTTTGAAGATCACAATATATTGg GTATTAGTCCGGAGCTGAACAAGTTTGTGCCGGGCAGCACATCGGAGCTGCTGGACTGGAGTTTCATTGCGCGCAGTTTGTACTCTGTGGGCGCATCGAATCCCAAGCAAAAGATTGACTCTGCTATGCGCGAGGGTTTGGAGGATGTGTTCACTGAAGTTATGGAGAACATTAACTATTATTCACGCCAACGCGGACGCATTATTGAGTTCCGTGAACTGCTCTACGGCTATCAGCGACTGGATGCGCTGCATGGTCAGGATCTCATTTTGGATCTGCTGCTGACGTATAAGAAATATCGTGGCAAGAAGATGACAGTGGCCGTGCGTCGTCATTTGTATGTTCAACGCGCCTTTACGGGCATTTTTGTCAAGGAGCTCGATGAGGATTTCTATAATGTTACGCTGCAGCAGA TGTTGTCCCCACCAGGTTTGCTCGGCAGTCTGCTGCACAGCGGCATTGCGCGTCTGAATAGTCACTTCAAGCTGCTGGCGCCTACGCCGGACAAGATTGTTATGGTGCTGCCCATTGCTGGGCGTTTGGCTACGTTTGAGCGCTTTCTGCGCAACTATGAGCGCGTCTGTTTGCAGGCGGATCAGCATTGCGAGCTGCTGGTTGTCATCTTTGGCCAGGAGCTGTCAGCGCAtttggagctgctgcgtcaGCTGCGCAAGCGGCACATttacaagcaaattaattatataaaacgcaGTGACGAATTCTCACGCGGCGTTGCGCTGGACATGGCTGCACGCTCATCCTACATAGAGCCGCAGGACATTATGCTGTTCATTGATGTCGACATGCTGTTCGGTGTGCAGACGCTGGAGCGCGTGCGCATGCATACGCAACGTGGTCGCCAAGTCTATTTGCCCATAGTCTTTAGTCAATACGATCCCAAGCGTCATGGCGAACGCggcgcgagcagcagcagcagcagcagctcggagGACATACCCATTGATGATGAGCATGGCTACTTTCGtcagtttggctttggcatttgcgCTATATACAAATCGGATATACTCGATGAGGACATCGATGGCTTTGACAAGGACATTACCGGCTGGGGCTTGGAGGATGTCAAGTTTCTGGAGAAGATTGTGCGCGTGGGCACGCGTCAACGCGGCTTTTTGGTCAACACCGCCGAACTGCCGCAGGACTATAACGAAGCTGCCGAGCAGTGGCGTCGCCTTTCCGTTTTTCGTGCGCCAGATCCGACGCTGGTGCACGTCTATCACGATATCAACTGTGATGTCTCGCTGGATGCGCCACAGTACAACATGTGCCTGGGCACCAAGGCCAACTCGCTGGGCAGCACGCGTCTCATGGAGCTGCTCTTCTTCAACAATCCCAAAAATGTTGACTTCATCACCGATCTGAATCGACATAAGCTACAAACGAGCTGA
- the LOC108607013 gene encoding alkaline phosphatase, tissue-nonspecific isozyme — MYGVELMLLLSMATVCAGRGGSVAERNASYWLQQAQHQLATRLERMRDAGVGDMHMAKNVIMLLGDGLSITTHTAARILKGQYGGASGEESQLAVESFPYSGFSKTYCTDSQTADSACAATACLAGIKTNYGSIGQSEQGTHVNSILQWAQMAGKATGVVTTTRLTDASPAAAYAHVKQRSQELDIARQLIEELPGRQLDVILGGGLGKFASERKDGRDLVQEWLQANPDGCFARSLDSLHACSERNGSLLGVFSDNHMAYHLAAPVDQPRLKDLTAMAIERLAEQSNYGYFVFIEGGRIDHGHHETRAGYALDEMLEFDAAIETAMQLTDSRETLIVVTADHSHTLSMSGDAMRGTPILGLDESQRDLDGVPYSTLNYALGKWQSLNKDGKRENPAPFLSKTSYTPSYIRAKGAHSGEDVAIFAQGPQSHLFSGVMEQNLLPHLMAYAACLGQGVTLCNDPH; from the exons ATGTACGGCGTGgagttgatgctgctgctcagcatgGCGACTGTTTGTGCTGGGCGTGGCGGCAGTGTGGCGGAGCGTAATGCCAGCTATTGgctgcagcaggcgcagcatcAACTTGCAACGCGTCTGGAGCGCATGCGCGATGCGGGCGTTGGGGATATGCACATGGCCAAGAATGTCATCATGCTGCTGGGCGATGGGCTGTCGATAACAACGCATACAGCTGCAAGAATATTGAAGGGTCAGTATGGCGGCGCCAGTGGCGAGGAGAGTCAGCTGGCTGTCGAGTCCTTTCCGTATTCTGGCTTTAGCAAAACTTACTGCACCGACAGCCAGACGGCGGATTCGGCCTGCGCGGCAACTGCTTGCCTGGCTGGCATTAAGACCAACTATGGCAGCATTGGGCAATCGGAGCAGGGCACACATGTCAACTCCATACTGCAGTGGGCACAGATGGCAGGCAAGGCTACGGGTGTGGTAACGACTACGCGTCTGACGGACGCCAGTCCAGCGGCTGCCTATGCGCATGTCAAGCAGCGTTCCCAGGAGCTGGATATTGCGCGTCAGCTTATAGAGGAGCTGCCGGGACGCCAGCTGGATGTCATACTGGGCGGCGGTTTGGGTAAGTTTGCCAGCGAGCGTAAGGATGGACGTGATTTGGTGCAGGAATGGCTGCAAGCCAATCCGGATGGCTGTTTTGCACGCTCGCTGGACTCGCTGCATGCCTGCAGTGAGCGCAATGGCAGCCTGCTGGGCGTCTTTAGTGACAATCACATGGCCTATCATCTGGCGGCGCCTGTAGATCAACCGCGTCTGAAGGATCTTACAGCCATGGCCATTGAGCGTCTGGCGGAGCAGAGCAACTATGGCTACTTTGTGTTCATCGAGGGCGGACGCATAGATCATGGACATCATGAAACGCGTGCGGGTTACGCCTTGGATGAGATGCTGGAATTCGATGCTGCCATTGAGACGGCCATGCAGCTAACAGATTCAAGGGAAACGCTCATTGTGGTCACAGCTGATCATTCGCATACCTTAAGCATGTCTGGCGATGCTATGCGTGGCACGCCCATTTTAGGACTCGACGAGAGCCAACGTGATCTAGACGGTGTGCCCTATAGCACGCTCAACTATGCGCTGGGCAAATGGCAGAGCCTTAACAAGGACGGCAAACGCGAGAATCCAGCGCCGTTTTTAAGCAAGA CCTCTTATACTCCCAGTTACATACGCGCCAAGGGTGCGCATTCTGGCGAGGACGTCGCCATCTTTGCTCAAGGGCCGCAGTCGCATCTTTTTAGCGGTGTCATGGAGCAAAATCTGCTGCCACATTTGATGGCTTACGCCGCCTGCTTGGGCCAAGGCGTCACCTTGTGCAATGATCCACATTAG
- the LOC108604947 gene encoding uncharacterized protein LOC108604947 — translation MSLGQVLHLLLAAVLLLQRVQSANFDIILDERGLLSDCSPEDDAGNLRMHEFLDISRLSTEFDEDLETMYFNGDVIVRRDLAALQEPVKLQLAVYRRQRSAWQPTLVSIKRDDFCKSMHNPFEFWYIYIATRLTAAERECPPKLGHVYQLRNISNRMYIGNIPDFDIDGDLKCVVHFTQGPYKTCMSIYLTVYKH, via the exons ATGTCGCTCGGCCAagtgttgcatttgctgcttgctgcggttttgctgctgcagcgcgtCCAG TCTGCCAACTTTGACATTATACTCGATGAGCGCGGCTTGCTCTCGGATTGCAGTCCAGAGGACGATGCTGGCAATTTGCGCATGCATGAGTTTCTCGACATCAGTCGCTTGAGCACTGAATTCGATGAGGACTTGGAGACCATGTACTTCAATGGCGATGTTATAGTTCGACGCGACTTGGCAGCGCTCCAGGAGCCGGTTAAATTGCAGTTGGCTGTTTATCGCCGGCAGCGCAGTGCCTGGCAGCCCACCTTAGTGTCGATTAAACGTGATGATTTTTGCAAATCTATGCACAATCCCTTCGAGTTTTGGTACATCTACATTGCGACGCGTCTGACTGCGGCTGAGCGCGAATGTCCACCGAAGTTGGGG CATGTCTATCAACTGCGCAACATTTCGAATCGCATGTATATTGGGAATATACCCGACTTTGATATAGACGGTGACCTCAAGTGTGTGGTACACTTTACCCAAGGTCCTTACAAGACCTGCATGAGTATCTATCTAACGGTTTATAAGCACTGA